A single window of [Clostridium] hylemonae DSM 15053 DNA harbors:
- a CDS encoding cytosine permease produces MASFWKFLEEKAYAGGDDDFARKPVPEDKKRGWASSAVVYIGCAISISAFTLGGSLATGLTLNESIIAVLVGALILAAMACLCAEPAMYTGLSTSMIGKFTFGLRGAALVGLLYAGCAWGWFGVQAGLFGDTIGQMFRLMTGSALSPFTVKVIIVIGGLLMTTSAIFGFKSIEKLSWVAIPAIAILMVSSLVMVLKGHTYADLNTSFITNPMSLGTGISLVIGSFAAGAVGSPDILRYAKNFKDTVKAMVIGLVIGYGITIVIAAACAKAVGDANIVTVMIGLGWGVLAMVVLVLAQWTSNDNNVYSGSLGLSVVFEKMPKYKLAIFTGVSGTIFAVIGLSNMMIPFFSVLGIFTPPLGGCYLADFYLCRKFYSFDRLNKLKKVRIESMAAYLIAAAIGFMTTQTSPGFALFEITTIPAIDSFVAAFIMQIVCVKLFNKNHGKDC; encoded by the coding sequence ATGGCATCATTTTGGAAATTTCTCGAAGAAAAAGCATACGCCGGCGGAGACGATGACTTTGCGCGCAAGCCGGTACCTGAAGATAAGAAACGCGGATGGGCGAGCAGCGCCGTCGTATACATCGGCTGCGCCATCAGTATATCCGCTTTCACACTCGGAGGCAGCCTTGCCACCGGCCTCACACTGAACGAATCTATCATCGCCGTTCTCGTCGGAGCCCTCATCCTGGCGGCCATGGCCTGTCTCTGCGCGGAGCCCGCCATGTATACCGGACTCTCAACGAGTATGATAGGAAAGTTTACATTCGGCCTCAGGGGAGCGGCCCTCGTCGGCCTCCTCTATGCAGGCTGCGCCTGGGGCTGGTTCGGCGTACAGGCCGGACTGTTCGGAGATACGATCGGTCAGATGTTCCGGCTTATGACCGGCAGCGCCCTCTCTCCCTTTACAGTAAAAGTGATCATTGTGATCGGCGGCCTTCTGATGACGACCTCAGCCATTTTCGGCTTTAAATCCATTGAAAAGCTTAGCTGGGTCGCGATTCCGGCCATTGCCATCCTGATGGTGTCGTCGCTTGTCATGGTACTGAAAGGCCATACTTACGCCGACCTAAACACCTCGTTTATCACAAATCCCATGTCGCTTGGAACCGGCATCTCCCTTGTCATAGGTTCGTTTGCCGCCGGAGCGGTGGGAAGTCCGGATATCCTGCGTTATGCGAAAAACTTTAAAGATACGGTGAAGGCCATGGTCATCGGGCTTGTCATCGGTTACGGCATCACGATCGTGATAGCCGCCGCCTGCGCCAAAGCAGTAGGCGACGCCAACATCGTCACTGTCATGATCGGACTCGGCTGGGGCGTCCTTGCCATGGTCGTCCTCGTACTTGCGCAGTGGACATCCAATGACAATAACGTATACAGCGGTTCCCTCGGCCTCTCCGTCGTATTTGAGAAGATGCCGAAATACAAACTCGCCATATTTACCGGCGTCTCCGGCACTATATTTGCTGTGATCGGCCTGTCCAACATGATGATCCCGTTTTTTTCCGTGCTCGGGATCTTTACGCCTCCTCTCGGAGGATGTTATCTGGCCGACTTCTATCTGTGCAGGAAATTCTACAGCTTTGACCGGCTGAATAAGCTGAAAAAGGTGCGTATCGAGAGTATGGCCGCCTATCTCATCGCAGCTGCCATAGGCTTTATGACAACACAGACATCCCCGGGATTCGCGCTGTTTGAGATCACCACCATTCCAGCGATCGACTCTTTCGTGGCCGCATTTATCATGCAGATCGTCTGTGTGAAGCTGTTTAATAAAAATCACGGAAAAGATTGTTAG
- a CDS encoding DUF917 domain-containing protein, whose translation MSVKMNREQLYDMTSGAIILGSGGGGDVKTSYRLLEDILALTEEVEFAGLDEVPDDANVAIISGMGSPAATKERGFDCIACVHALKRLEAVTGRKIDYVAAFEVGGGNFMPPVYTACYTGIKVINADGVGRAVPESFMIMPEIHKIRSAPFAMANEENLSAVLYYEDSSDCELIGRPIVNVFGGSAGVANYIMDGAAAKKALVAGSYELARSIGEAVRLGIAAGGRPVECIARATGGIEIIEGKLTELNMKTENSHDWGYEIIEGTGSYTGKSIKIMIENENILAFDQDGGVRCVTPDALCVFRSDGTPLTNADLEPGMDVAFVGVPCNPKWLEGDAVSVFQKAFDHFGYKGGYIPVTELNAHS comes from the coding sequence ATGTCAGTAAAAATGAACAGAGAACAATTATATGATATGACGAGCGGAGCAATCATTCTCGGCAGCGGTGGAGGCGGGGACGTCAAAACGAGCTACCGTCTGCTTGAAGACATCCTCGCGCTCACCGAAGAAGTAGAATTTGCCGGACTGGATGAAGTGCCGGACGACGCGAATGTAGCCATCATATCCGGCATGGGTTCCCCCGCAGCCACAAAGGAACGGGGATTCGACTGTATCGCGTGCGTCCACGCGCTGAAACGGCTGGAGGCCGTGACCGGCAGGAAGATCGACTATGTAGCCGCCTTTGAAGTAGGCGGAGGCAATTTTATGCCTCCCGTATACACGGCATGTTACACCGGGATCAAAGTCATCAATGCCGACGGTGTGGGACGCGCGGTCCCTGAGTCATTCATGATCATGCCGGAAATACATAAGATCCGCTCCGCCCCTTTTGCAATGGCGAATGAAGAGAACCTGAGCGCTGTTCTCTACTATGAGGACAGCAGTGACTGTGAGCTGATCGGGCGTCCTATCGTAAACGTATTCGGCGGCTCCGCCGGCGTAGCCAACTATATCATGGACGGAGCTGCCGCCAAAAAAGCGCTTGTGGCAGGCTCATATGAACTGGCCCGCTCCATCGGAGAAGCCGTGCGCCTCGGGATCGCCGCGGGCGGGCGCCCGGTGGAATGTATCGCCCGGGCCACCGGAGGTATCGAGATCATCGAGGGAAAGCTTACCGAACTCAATATGAAAACGGAAAACAGCCACGACTGGGGTTACGAGATCATCGAAGGAACGGGCAGCTATACAGGGAAAAGCATTAAGATCATGATTGAAAATGAAAATATCCTTGCCTTTGACCAGGACGGCGGCGTGCGCTGCGTAACACCCGACGCGCTCTGTGTCTTCCGGTCAGACGGAACGCCGCTTACTAACGCGGATCTGGAGCCCGGCATGGATGTGGCCTTCGTAGGCGTGCCGTGCAACCCGAAGTGGCTGGAAGGAGACGCTGTATCTGTCTTCCAGAAAGCATTCGATCATTTCGGTTATAAAGGCGGATACATACCTGTGACTGAACTGAATGCACATAGTTAG
- the pepV gene encoding dipeptidase PepV: MEYVLDKLIEKYREDIVRCTRNLVRIPSVKDTPLPQMPFGRPIGECLDETLALCRSLGMRTKNCGGYAGWAETGSGEELCGVLVHLDVVPAGDGWTHPPFGGLMEDGKIYGRGTVDDKGPAAASIFALKAIMESSLTLSSRIRIIFGTDEENDWACMDHYKEQEEIPSAGFSPDAEFPVIYAEKGILFATLAKEGTLPEGIPYIRSLSGGRRANMVPDECRAEIALPEPDAAFVRQLKAAADSAGEAEVTVSGSLITVRTAGKTAHGSTPENGVNAISVMMNVLAPVMTENSFQKDFLDFYMSHIGSETDGRSMFGSLSDEPSGKLVLNAGVLTMDTHSAALKLNIRYPVTYTGTHIWQRLTKAAADAGLRAVIDLNSEPLYADADSHIVQTLLSVYHSYCPDGSVPIAVGGGTYARSMPNSVAFGPVFPGKAELAHCPDEYISVEDLILSAKIYAGAMYRLAGRKEDVL; encoded by the coding sequence ATGGAATATGTGTTAGACAAACTGATCGAGAAATACCGGGAAGATATTGTCCGCTGCACCAGGAATCTCGTCCGCATTCCAAGCGTCAAGGATACGCCCCTGCCGCAGATGCCGTTCGGGCGTCCCATCGGGGAGTGTCTCGACGAGACGCTGGCGCTCTGCCGCTCTCTCGGGATGCGCACGAAAAACTGTGGAGGTTATGCAGGATGGGCCGAGACCGGCAGCGGAGAAGAACTGTGCGGCGTCCTTGTACATCTGGATGTCGTACCGGCGGGGGACGGATGGACACACCCGCCCTTTGGCGGACTCATGGAAGACGGGAAGATCTATGGACGGGGGACGGTTGATGACAAAGGCCCCGCCGCCGCTTCTATCTTTGCACTGAAAGCGATCATGGAGAGCTCTCTTACGCTCTCCTCAAGGATACGGATCATCTTCGGCACAGATGAAGAAAATGACTGGGCCTGTATGGACCACTATAAAGAGCAGGAAGAAATCCCGTCCGCCGGGTTCTCCCCGGATGCAGAATTCCCGGTCATTTACGCCGAAAAAGGAATCCTCTTCGCCACACTTGCAAAAGAAGGAACGCTCCCGGAAGGTATACCGTATATACGAAGCCTGTCCGGCGGCCGCAGGGCGAATATGGTGCCGGACGAATGCCGGGCGGAGATCGCTCTGCCAGAGCCGGATGCCGCCTTTGTCCGTCAGCTCAAAGCTGCCGCGGACTCCGCCGGGGAAGCGGAAGTCACCGTCAGCGGCTCTCTGATCACGGTAAGAACAGCGGGGAAAACTGCGCACGGAAGTACGCCCGAAAATGGGGTGAACGCAATATCCGTCATGATGAATGTGCTCGCTCCTGTCATGACAGAAAATTCTTTTCAGAAGGATTTCCTAGATTTTTATATGTCACATATCGGCAGTGAGACCGACGGCCGCAGTATGTTCGGCAGCCTGAGTGACGAGCCGTCCGGAAAGCTTGTGTTAAACGCCGGAGTCCTCACCATGGATACACACTCTGCGGCGCTTAAGCTGAACATCCGCTATCCGGTCACTTACACCGGTACACATATCTGGCAGCGGCTTACCAAAGCTGCCGCAGACGCGGGCCTTCGCGCCGTCATCGACCTGAACAGCGAACCGTTATACGCGGACGCGGACAGTCATATCGTTCAGACGCTTCTGTCCGTCTATCACAGTTACTGTCCCGACGGCTCTGTCCCCATTGCTGTCGGCGGCGGCACATACGCCAGGAGCATGCCAAATTCCGTGGCGTTCGGTCCTGTCTTTCCCGGGAAAGCTGAACTGGCACACTGCCCGGACGAATACATCTCAGTGGAAGATCTGATTCTTTCCGCAAAAATCTATGCCGGCGCAATGTACCGCCTGGCAGGCAGAAAGGAGGATGTCTTATGA
- a CDS encoding M20 family metallopeptidase: protein MIQDSITKYIDSSRSDMILLLEKLVNTDSGSYTTAGVEKVAGFISEILIPLKFDVQMLPGGKYAPHLLACRKGNGTKKIMFLGHMDTVFDEGTARKRPFCIKGDRAYGPGVCDMQAGIVCLLYALKALEEAGFTDYGELKILFNSDEERGSETSEKYIIEECKKSDMVLVMEPGMPDDHVVIERQGGGIFNLDIEGKPAHAGACPLDGIHAIDEAAHKILAFHGLTDLSLGRSVSVGVINGGTRSNIIPEHVFMEIDLRARSHQDGLELMEKMQKIADTSYVPGTKSTLKKVMYRPPIEKTPGNAALYRTLTAAARKLGITVSETYCGGGSDGNYTSAERIPTIDSLGPVGSLEHTDGEYMLIETLFSRCKLTALFIAELSA from the coding sequence ATGATCCAGGACAGTATCACAAAGTATATTGACAGCAGCCGAAGCGATATGATCCTGCTTCTGGAAAAGCTGGTCAACACCGACAGCGGCTCATACACGACAGCCGGAGTGGAGAAGGTAGCCGGATTCATCTCCGAGATCCTCATACCGCTCAAATTTGATGTGCAGATGCTGCCGGGCGGAAAATACGCTCCGCATCTGCTTGCCTGCAGAAAGGGAAACGGGACGAAAAAAATAATGTTCCTTGGCCATATGGACACTGTTTTTGACGAGGGTACTGCACGAAAACGGCCGTTTTGCATAAAAGGTGACAGAGCCTACGGGCCGGGCGTATGCGATATGCAGGCGGGAATCGTCTGTCTGCTCTACGCGTTAAAAGCGCTCGAAGAAGCCGGGTTTACCGATTACGGTGAATTGAAAATACTGTTCAACAGTGATGAGGAACGCGGCAGTGAGACTTCCGAGAAATATATTATCGAAGAATGCAAAAAAAGCGATATGGTGCTTGTCATGGAACCGGGTATGCCGGATGATCACGTTGTGATCGAACGGCAGGGTGGCGGCATCTTCAACCTGGATATAGAGGGTAAGCCCGCACATGCAGGGGCATGTCCGCTCGACGGGATCCACGCCATCGATGAGGCGGCACATAAGATCCTGGCATTCCACGGTCTGACCGACTTAAGCCTCGGCAGATCCGTCAGCGTCGGCGTCATAAACGGCGGCACGAGAAGCAACATCATTCCCGAGCATGTCTTTATGGAGATCGACCTCCGCGCCAGATCACACCAGGACGGTCTGGAACTTATGGAAAAGATGCAGAAGATCGCAGATACCTCTTATGTACCCGGCACAAAAAGCACACTGAAAAAGGTGATGTACCGGCCGCCGATTGAAAAGACGCCGGGCAACGCAGCTCTTTACCGTACGCTCACTGCCGCCGCCCGGAAGCTTGGCATTACGGTAAGTGAAACATACTGCGGCGGCGGCAGCGACGGCAACTATACTTCAGCCGAAAGAATTCCTACCATTGACTCTCTCGGTCCTGTCGGAAGCCTGGAACATACAGACGGTGAATACATGCTCATCGAGACTTTATTTTCAAGATGCAAACTGACCGCGCTATTTATTGCGGAGCTTTCCGCCTGA
- a CDS encoding DUF1540 domain-containing protein, which yields MPELKCTVQTCTHNKNFYCDLEKIQVGGNTAKRAEETCCDSFEERKGDSYSNVSQNNASACSCIDCKATDCMYNEECKCHAGKISVEGSNACKCDQTECATFKCGC from the coding sequence ATGCCAGAATTAAAATGTACCGTACAGACCTGTACACACAATAAGAACTTTTACTGCGATCTTGAAAAGATCCAGGTAGGAGGAAACACAGCAAAGCGTGCGGAGGAGACTTGCTGCGACAGCTTCGAAGAGCGTAAAGGCGACTCTTACAGCAATGTCAGCCAGAACAACGCATCAGCCTGCAGCTGTATCGACTGCAAGGCAACAGACTGTATGTATAACGAAGAATGCAAATGCCACGCGGGTAAGATCAGTGTGGAAGGCAGCAATGCCTGTAAGTGCGACCAGACTGAATGTGCGACATTCAAGTGTGGATGCTAG
- a CDS encoding acyl-CoA thioesterase, whose protein sequence is MNTAEPYRHKVQYYETDQMGIVHHSNYIRWFEEARTDLMAQMGMGYEEMEKRGIMSPVLSVEADYLRMVHFGDTVAINAYIKEYNGIKMTIVYEVVDEKTEMVHCRGLTRHCFINESGKPVSLKQCCLEFHDVFAKGLCDHKNKQ, encoded by the coding sequence ATGAATACAGCAGAACCATACAGACATAAAGTACAGTATTATGAGACAGACCAGATGGGGATCGTACACCATTCCAATTATATCCGCTGGTTTGAAGAAGCCAGAACGGATCTGATGGCACAGATGGGAATGGGTTATGAAGAGATGGAAAAGCGGGGGATCATGAGTCCGGTCCTTTCGGTGGAGGCAGATTACCTGCGCATGGTACATTTCGGGGATACAGTGGCCATAAATGCGTATATTAAGGAATATAACGGTATCAAGATGACGATCGTGTATGAGGTGGTGGACGAAAAGACGGAGATGGTCCACTGCCGCGGGCTTACCAGGCACTGCTTCATCAATGAGTCAGGCAAGCCGGTCTCTTTAAAGCAGTGCTGCCTGGAGTTCCACGATGTGTTTGCCAAAGGACTGTGCGATCATAAAAATAAACAATAA
- a CDS encoding EAL domain-containing protein yields MMNIKRISIRKKLLAVMLLVVMLQGILCFSALTFNGGFEYLKKSVCTSFSNTTLARKNAIENLMFNKWSNLEEYQEKVQASVSAKLAEEGKDLSDLALDKELNNGLLLDVTEDMIDMLRYNSTTEVYIVLGGYGDRDAQEHCGLLIRNLDQGTNANSKGFLLETGSSEISKKYGIPMDSYWSSRFVFRDMADRTWYDKPAAAGEKYTDKSGSELGYWSGFFRWSPEDIKVMSYSVPLVKDGTVYGVMGITVSEDYLESMLSPQELDAGNTGSFVLARTTDGKSYESIFSTGIVAKELAADDNKITFKNEPANGKVYQLEDAEGNYGNVQNIDMYRRTSPFSREKWAVIGVLPDSTLFRSTDRLHMTVMVAFAASILLGVAGAVVGSYFFTRPIEQMVDEIRSKDVNEELKFKSSNVREIVALENAIASLNANVRQNASKVSQIIELVNLPLGVVEYQRDAEKVFCTKKVIKMFMMDKKYYSRGYLDRKYFEDYLSEAGLDVLLERSGEKDYQIAHTIQQRWVHLKSLADEDKTLITVLDITKDIYERQKIEYERDYDILTHLLNRRAFNRRMKQVLQEGSRLTLGAMIMWDLDNLKYVNDTYGHDYGDQYIQRAAIVFGGLARDGGIVGRISGDEFLAFVPECGSRERLLEKVEEIKRQLNNTRVVMPDGESIAVRASGGIAWYPDDGRSLDELRKYADFAMYDTKNSYKGEFKEFDKKAYEKDAFLLQGREQLNKLIEDEMVNYAFQPIVSTIDGSIFAYEALMRPMMENLSSPADVMRLAIAQSRLPDIEKLTFRRALEDYASQRDAFGDRKLFINSIPNQILSEELMYGLFERYQIGAGMLVVEMIESEQTDIGIMEDKIQMLKEFQAELAVDDFGAGYSSESTLLYMQPDYVKIDMSIVRDIHKDKDRQALAVSTLNYARPRGIKVIAEGVETAAEMETLISLGIDYLQGFYVARPDVTVRGIDGKVVKEIREMRKKAEDGGSHRL; encoded by the coding sequence ATGATGAATATAAAAAGAATTTCGATCCGGAAAAAACTGCTTGCCGTTATGCTGCTCGTGGTCATGCTGCAGGGGATACTCTGCTTTTCAGCGCTAACATTTAACGGTGGTTTTGAATATCTGAAAAAGAGTGTCTGCACAAGCTTTTCCAATACAACGCTCGCCAGAAAAAATGCGATCGAGAACCTTATGTTCAATAAATGGTCGAATCTGGAAGAGTATCAGGAGAAAGTACAGGCCTCGGTCAGCGCGAAACTGGCTGAAGAAGGAAAAGACCTCTCGGATCTTGCGTTGGATAAAGAATTGAATAACGGCCTGCTGCTGGATGTGACGGAGGATATGATCGATATGCTCCGTTACAATTCCACCACGGAGGTATACATAGTGCTGGGCGGATATGGAGACCGGGACGCACAGGAACACTGCGGTCTGCTCATCCGTAATCTGGATCAGGGGACCAACGCCAATTCCAAGGGATTTCTGCTGGAGACCGGCTCCTCCGAGATATCAAAAAAATACGGGATTCCAATGGATTCATATTGGTCTTCCCGTTTTGTCTTCCGTGATATGGCGGACCGTACATGGTACGACAAGCCGGCTGCGGCAGGTGAAAAGTACACGGATAAATCAGGTTCAGAGCTCGGGTACTGGTCCGGTTTCTTCCGGTGGTCACCGGAGGATATCAAAGTGATGTCCTATTCTGTACCGCTTGTTAAGGACGGGACGGTCTACGGAGTCATGGGAATTACCGTGTCCGAGGATTATCTGGAATCGATGCTGTCTCCCCAGGAACTGGATGCCGGGAATACCGGTTCGTTTGTACTTGCGAGGACGACGGACGGGAAATCGTATGAGTCAATATTTTCCACCGGCATTGTCGCAAAGGAGCTGGCGGCGGATGATAACAAGATCACGTTTAAAAATGAACCGGCTAACGGCAAAGTGTATCAGCTGGAAGATGCAGAGGGGAATTACGGCAATGTGCAGAATATTGATATGTACAGGAGGACCTCGCCTTTCAGCAGGGAGAAGTGGGCGGTCATAGGCGTGCTTCCTGACAGTACGCTGTTCCGTTCGACAGACCGGCTCCATATGACGGTGATGGTAGCATTTGCGGCTTCCATTCTGCTCGGCGTTGCCGGCGCTGTGGTCGGCAGTTACTTCTTCACCCGGCCGATCGAGCAGATGGTGGATGAGATACGGAGCAAGGACGTCAACGAAGAGTTGAAATTTAAGTCGTCCAATGTGCGGGAGATCGTCGCGCTGGAAAATGCCATCGCCTCGCTCAATGCCAATGTCAGACAGAACGCGTCGAAAGTGTCACAGATCATCGAACTGGTGAACCTGCCGCTCGGTGTTGTGGAATATCAAAGAGATGCGGAAAAAGTGTTCTGTACGAAAAAAGTCATCAAGATGTTCATGATGGATAAAAAATATTACAGCCGGGGATATCTGGACCGGAAATACTTTGAGGATTACCTGAGTGAGGCGGGGCTTGACGTTCTGCTTGAGAGATCAGGGGAAAAGGATTACCAGATCGCCCATACGATCCAGCAGAGATGGGTGCATCTGAAGTCACTTGCGGACGAGGACAAGACGCTCATCACGGTTCTGGATATCACGAAAGATATCTATGAGAGGCAGAAGATAGAGTACGAGAGAGATTACGATATTCTGACGCATCTTCTGAACCGGAGGGCATTTAACCGGCGTATGAAGCAGGTGCTGCAGGAAGGCAGCCGCCTGACGCTGGGCGCAATGATCATGTGGGACCTTGACAACCTGAAATATGTCAACGATACGTACGGCCATGACTATGGGGACCAGTATATTCAGAGGGCTGCTATTGTCTTCGGAGGTTTGGCCAGAGACGGAGGTATCGTCGGCCGTATCTCGGGGGATGAGTTTCTGGCCTTTGTCCCGGAATGCGGGAGCAGGGAACGTCTTCTGGAAAAAGTAGAAGAGATCAAGCGGCAGCTGAACAATACAAGAGTTGTCATGCCCGACGGAGAGTCTATTGCCGTGCGCGCTTCCGGCGGCATCGCGTGGTATCCGGATGACGGCAGAAGTCTGGATGAGCTGAGAAAATACGCGGATTTCGCCATGTATGACACGAAGAACAGCTACAAAGGAGAATTTAAGGAGTTTGATAAGAAAGCATATGAGAAGGATGCATTTCTTCTGCAGGGCAGGGAGCAGCTCAACAAACTGATCGAGGATGAGATGGTCAACTATGCGTTCCAGCCGATCGTAAGCACGATCGACGGTTCTATATTCGCATATGAGGCGCTCATGCGCCCTATGATGGAGAATCTGTCATCTCCGGCGGATGTCATGCGGCTTGCGATCGCCCAGTCGAGGCTTCCGGACATCGAGAAGCTTACGTTCCGCAGAGCGCTGGAGGATTACGCGTCACAGAGGGACGCATTCGGTGACAGAAAGCTTTTCATCAACTCGATACCGAACCAGATTCTTTCAGAGGAATTGATGTACGGTCTGTTCGAGCGTTATCAGATAGGAGCCGGTATGCTCGTAGTGGAAATGATAGAAAGCGAGCAGACAGACATCGGTATCATGGAAGATAAGATCCAGATGCTGAAGGAATTCCAGGCAGAGCTTGCGGTAGATGATTTTGGCGCGGGTTACAGCTCAGAGTCGACGCTGCTCTATATGCAGCCTGACTATGTCAAGATCGATATGAGTATCGTTAGAGACATCCACAAGGATAAAGACAGGCAGGCGCTGGCGGTGAGCACGCTGAATTACGCGAGACCGAGAGGAATAAAGGTGATTGCTGAGGGCGTGGAGACGGCCGCGGAGATGGAGACGCTCATATCACTTGGGATCGATTATCTCCAGGGGTTCTACGTCGCCAGGCCGGACGTGACCGTGCGCGGGATCGACGGGAAGGTCGTGAAAGAGATCAGGGAAATGAGGAAGAAGGCTGAGGACGGCGGCAGCCATAGACTGTGA
- a CDS encoding ABC transporter substrate-binding protein, whose amino-acid sequence MKRRIACACIIALATGLAAGCAGKTGGGTDSDNPTVIEIETYYNGAAKIALDELVEEFNNTVGDEKGIFVKASSSGDMSELFQNLNDELEKDAKDRDLPDIFSCYGSNALEFEEEGLLADLDDYFTKDELSEYVDEYIEEGRVGKDNALVVFPIAKSTEVMTINKTDWDKFAVDTGADLRQLSTWEGLTDTAEAYFEWSGGKALFGRDAFANYMLAGAHQLGEDMFDIKDTDVSISMDKDMMKKLWDNYYVPYVKGYFTSIGRYRSDDMKTGDLIVAIGSSSGGSYYAQEVTVGDDDPYPIETMVMPVPNFEGTDPVVTQQGAGMAVVKTDKEKEAAAAEFLKWFTDVDANSRFSMASSYLPVKKSSNDMESLEKIVEKNKIEWNDIVRDTIEVGFEECNTYELYTMTPFKGSDNCRHIVEDSLQNKAAADRETAKGLMETGKTLEEAVSGLVTEENFETWYNELSTQLREAVQS is encoded by the coding sequence ATGAAAAGAAGAATTGCTTGTGCATGTATCATAGCTCTGGCGACGGGCCTGGCGGCAGGCTGCGCCGGAAAGACCGGCGGGGGTACGGATTCGGACAATCCTACTGTGATAGAGATAGAGACGTACTACAACGGGGCGGCCAAGATCGCGCTCGATGAGCTGGTGGAAGAGTTCAACAACACAGTCGGAGACGAAAAGGGAATATTCGTCAAGGCGAGCAGCAGCGGAGATATGAGCGAGCTTTTCCAGAATCTGAACGATGAGCTGGAGAAAGACGCGAAGGACAGAGATCTGCCGGATATCTTCAGCTGTTATGGGTCAAATGCTCTGGAATTTGAGGAGGAAGGTCTTCTGGCTGATCTGGATGATTACTTTACAAAGGATGAACTGAGTGAATATGTAGACGAGTATATCGAGGAAGGAAGAGTGGGAAAGGATAACGCCCTCGTCGTCTTTCCGATAGCGAAATCAACGGAAGTGATGACGATCAACAAGACGGACTGGGATAAGTTTGCGGTGGATACCGGCGCAGACTTAAGACAGCTTTCGACGTGGGAAGGCCTGACAGATACGGCGGAGGCATATTTTGAATGGTCCGGTGGAAAAGCACTTTTCGGGCGGGATGCATTTGCCAACTATATGCTTGCAGGCGCGCATCAGCTCGGAGAAGACATGTTTGATATAAAAGACACGGATGTCAGCATCAGCATGGACAAGGATATGATGAAAAAGCTTTGGGATAACTATTATGTTCCGTATGTCAAAGGATATTTTACCAGTATCGGAAGATACCGCTCTGATGACATGAAGACGGGCGATCTCATTGTCGCCATCGGTTCCTCTTCCGGCGGTTCTTATTATGCGCAGGAGGTCACCGTGGGAGATGATGATCCGTATCCGATCGAGACGATGGTCATGCCGGTGCCTAATTTTGAAGGGACAGACCCGGTGGTGACACAGCAGGGGGCAGGCATGGCAGTTGTAAAGACAGATAAGGAGAAAGAGGCGGCCGCGGCCGAATTCCTGAAATGGTTTACAGATGTGGATGCAAACAGCAGGTTCAGTATGGCCTCGTCTTATCTGCCGGTCAAAAAAAGCTCCAATGATATGGAATCTCTGGAAAAGATCGTTGAGAAAAATAAGATTGAATGGAATGATATCGTCCGGGATACGATAGAAGTGGGCTTTGAAGAGTGCAATACATATGAGTTATATACGATGACTCCGTTTAAGGGAAGTGACAATTGCCGTCATATTGTCGAAGATTCCCTGCAGAACAAGGCGGCGGCAGACCGGGAGACGGCAAAAGGGCTGATGGAGACAGGAAAGACACTTGAGGAAGCTGTCTCGGGATTGGTGACGGAAGAGAACTTTGAGACGTGGTATAATGAACTGAGTACACAGTTGAGGGAAGCTGTTCAAAGTTAG